A DNA window from Turicibacter sp. TJ11 contains the following coding sequences:
- a CDS encoding bifunctional 4-hydroxy-2-oxoglutarate aldolase/2-dehydro-3-deoxy-phosphogluconate aldolase yields the protein MKKYEVIKEICETGVVAVVRAENETEGIEISKACLAGGIKAIELTFTVPFADEVIKSLVKEFGSKMLIGAGTVLDSETARIAILAGANYIVSPGFDLATAKLCNRYQVPYMAGCMTITEMVTAMEAGVDIVKLFPGSAFGPSFIKAIKGPLPQANIMPTGGVNLENVNQWIKNGCVAVGVGGDLTAPAKHGDYAGVTELAKQFVQKVAEARKS from the coding sequence ATGAAAAAATATGAAGTGATTAAAGAAATTTGTGAAACAGGAGTCGTTGCCGTTGTACGTGCAGAAAATGAAACTGAAGGAATTGAAATTTCAAAAGCTTGTTTAGCGGGAGGAATTAAAGCGATTGAATTAACGTTTACGGTTCCGTTTGCGGATGAAGTGATTAAGTCGTTAGTTAAAGAATTCGGATCAAAGATGTTGATTGGGGCTGGAACGGTATTAGATAGTGAAACAGCTCGCATCGCCATTTTAGCAGGAGCAAACTACATCGTTTCACCTGGATTTGACTTAGCGACAGCTAAGCTTTGCAATCGATATCAAGTGCCGTATATGGCAGGATGCATGACGATCACAGAAATGGTGACAGCTATGGAAGCGGGAGTCGATATTGTCAAGTTATTCCCTGGAAGTGCGTTTGGTCCAAGTTTCATTAAAGCCATTAAAGGCCCGCTGCCTCAGGCCAATATTATGCCAACCGGAGGAGTAAATTTAGAGAATGTCAATCAGTGGATTAAAAACGGTTGCGTGGCTGTTGGTGTTGGAGGAGATTTAACGGCACCAGCGAAACATGGAGATTATGCAGGGGTGACTGAACTAGCCAAACAATTTGTTCAAAAGGTAGCTGAGGCTAGAAAGTCATAG
- a CDS encoding glycosyltransferase family 2 protein, with protein MKPLVSILMPTRNRPLFFKKALDSALAQTYDNIEIIICDNSDNDETKQVVETYLSIYSFIRYEKNETDLKYIGNMNRCLSLAKGEFINYLFDDDLFAPTKIEMMMNYLLLHEDIQLVSSPFYFINEQDEVLGMNQSVFRSGENWLGSGKVMIDQMIGKISNFVGVPTTVLFRKSAMKQPFGKYHEFEFIFASDMALWLDLLSTGTCVYLDEPLSYYRFHQGQTTAEDEKSWGKVMPGFIEGVQLVVIVGRERLAQSKEHYVLMLANLLKHYEEKLLQLTSQHHNEVDIPNELGKLIHEAFDCIQNYDNQG; from the coding sequence ATGAAACCATTAGTGAGTATTTTAATGCCAACGCGGAATCGCCCATTATTTTTTAAAAAAGCGTTAGACAGTGCACTTGCACAAACGTATGACAACATTGAAATTATTATTTGTGATAATAGTGACAACGATGAAACAAAGCAAGTCGTTGAAACGTACTTATCGATCTATTCATTTATTCGTTATGAAAAAAATGAGACAGATTTAAAGTATATCGGAAATATGAATCGATGCCTCTCTTTAGCAAAGGGGGAATTTATAAATTATTTATTTGATGATGATTTGTTTGCTCCAACTAAAATCGAAATGATGATGAATTATCTGTTACTACATGAGGACATTCAGTTAGTTAGTTCACCGTTTTACTTCATTAACGAACAGGATGAAGTGTTAGGAATGAATCAGTCCGTGTTTCGAAGTGGTGAGAACTGGCTAGGCTCTGGAAAAGTGATGATTGATCAGATGATTGGTAAAATTAGTAACTTTGTAGGCGTTCCAACGACGGTTTTATTTAGAAAAAGTGCCATGAAACAACCCTTTGGAAAATATCATGAATTTGAATTTATTTTTGCTTCGGATATGGCGTTATGGTTAGATCTTTTATCAACTGGAACGTGCGTTTATTTAGATGAGCCACTTAGTTATTATCGCTTTCATCAAGGACAAACCACGGCAGAAGATGAAAAATCGTGGGGAAAAGTGATGCCAGGGTTTATTGAAGGCGTGCAACTGGTAGTAATTGTTGGACGTGAACGATTAGCACAGTCCAAAGAACATTACGTGTTAATGCTTGCTAATTTACTGAAGCATTATGAGGAAAAATTATTACAACTCACGAGTCAACATCATAATGAGGTTGACATTCCAAACGAGTTAGGGAAGTTGATTCATGAAGCCTTTGATTGTATTCAAAATTATGATAATCAAGGTTAG
- a CDS encoding thiamine pyrophosphate-binding protein produces MKVSDFIASFLESKQIEYIFGYMGGMITHLADSIDKNPYTKFIQVYHEQSAAFAAEGYARETNRVGVAISTSGPGATNMVTGIANAYFDSIPVIYMTGQVNTQDYKYELPIRQQGFQETDIVSIVSPITKYAVLVDEAKNIKYELEKAYYLATTHKKGPVLLDIPLNIQREEIEIDELIGFEPTAQVMSDSSFDLESIVSMIHQAKRPLILAGAGVMEPDTKEVFRTFIHQTKLPVVYSLMAKGCLDDDLPETVGMIGSYGNRCANLLVPESDLLIVLGSRLDNRQTGNLLAHFHPNGPIIHVNIDQNDLDYHRLNNRVKVHQSVEEFLTSIQPFVADFSISNEWQEKVTYYQQAFSQEQEIKHYVENKLPYQWIGVLNQYANQKSSFTVDIGQNQMWSAQYLTMHTDQNFYTSGGLAPMGYAIPAALGVAFANLTRQVYVICGDGGFQMSLQSLMLISQYDLPILVIVFNNRSLGMITQFQSLYFNGRYTGTTEAGGYQVPDIESLAKAYSLPYFKALPSQLDDSEYLASVFKARNGIVELVIEGETTVCPKLEYNRPINEPSPYVKKGEIE; encoded by the coding sequence GTGAAGGTCTCAGATTTTATCGCTTCTTTTTTAGAAAGTAAACAGATTGAATACATTTTTGGATATATGGGGGGGATGATCACTCATTTAGCAGATTCGATTGACAAAAATCCGTACACCAAGTTTATTCAGGTGTATCATGAACAAAGTGCAGCGTTTGCAGCTGAAGGGTATGCTCGTGAAACCAATCGAGTAGGAGTGGCTATTTCAACGAGTGGGCCAGGCGCCACGAATATGGTGACTGGAATTGCGAATGCTTATTTTGATTCCATTCCCGTGATTTATATGACGGGACAAGTGAATACGCAAGACTATAAATATGAGTTGCCAATTCGCCAACAAGGATTTCAAGAAACAGATATTGTGTCGATCGTCTCACCGATTACGAAGTATGCCGTCTTAGTGGATGAGGCGAAAAACATTAAATATGAGTTAGAAAAAGCTTATTATTTAGCAACGACGCATAAAAAAGGACCTGTTTTGTTAGATATTCCATTAAATATTCAAAGAGAAGAAATAGAGATTGATGAGTTAATCGGATTTGAGCCAACTGCTCAGGTCATGAGTGATTCTTCATTTGATCTTGAAAGTATCGTGTCGATGATTCATCAGGCTAAAAGGCCCCTCATACTAGCAGGTGCTGGGGTGATGGAACCAGATACGAAAGAAGTATTTCGCACCTTCATTCATCAAACAAAACTTCCAGTCGTTTATTCGTTAATGGCTAAAGGCTGTTTAGATGATGATTTACCTGAAACAGTTGGGATGATTGGGAGTTACGGCAATCGGTGTGCCAATTTATTAGTTCCAGAATCTGATTTATTAATTGTTTTAGGATCAAGACTTGATAATCGTCAAACGGGAAATTTACTTGCTCATTTTCATCCAAATGGGCCTATCATTCATGTGAATATCGATCAAAATGATTTAGACTATCACCGTCTCAATAACCGAGTTAAAGTTCATCAATCTGTTGAGGAGTTTTTAACTTCAATTCAGCCGTTTGTTGCTGATTTTTCTATTTCAAATGAATGGCAAGAAAAGGTGACTTACTATCAGCAAGCATTTAGTCAAGAACAAGAGATTAAACATTATGTGGAGAATAAACTTCCGTATCAATGGATAGGCGTCTTGAATCAGTATGCGAATCAAAAATCAAGTTTTACTGTTGATATTGGACAAAATCAAATGTGGAGTGCACAGTATTTAACGATGCATACCGATCAAAACTTTTATACAAGTGGTGGATTAGCTCCAATGGGCTATGCGATTCCCGCTGCGCTGGGAGTTGCTTTTGCTAATTTAACTCGTCAAGTCTATGTCATTTGTGGCGATGGTGGATTTCAGATGAGTCTTCAGTCGTTAATGCTAATTTCACAATATGATTTACCGATTTTAGTAATTGTGTTTAACAATCGATCGCTTGGAATGATTACACAATTTCAAAGTCTTTATTTTAATGGTCGTTATACAGGAACGACGGAAGCGGGAGGTTATCAAGTCCCGGATATTGAATCACTCGCCAAGGCTTATTCATTACCGTATTTTAAAGCTTTACCGTCTCAACTTGATGACTCTGAGTATTTAGCCTCTGTCTTTAAAGCTAGAAATGGAATTGTTGAATTGGTCATTGAAGGAGAAACAACGGTTTGTCCAAAATTAGAGTATAATCGTCCGATTAATGAACCAAGTCCATATGTAAAAAAAGGGGAGATTGAATGA
- a CDS encoding MerR family transcriptional regulator, which yields MSYSTSQFTKLLGVSVDALRHYEKNQIFLPTKNPCNNYREYTNRDGFKVLTAKLYRSFELPVSKVSEKMNGVTNESHLDLIEQKKLDIEYEIQRLQLLKSRLDEIHNSYQWQCEKVGEIMEVELPPIYRLRCDKDCKKSTQLMKQWIEHLPYTVLSMTIPLESIELGKTSHSVQLGLHAKSKYVEQCDLCIEEPVEFLPGGLGLCMTLIVDDVCSIDQSCLMPLLKKARDYHYRFLEDFSVKLDGLEVENGSVKYVISVRVAVEKYK from the coding sequence ATGAGTTATAGTACCAGTCAATTTACTAAATTATTAGGTGTAAGTGTAGATGCTTTACGGCACTATGAAAAAAATCAAATTTTTTTACCGACTAAAAATCCGTGTAATAATTATCGTGAATATACTAATCGAGATGGCTTCAAGGTTCTAACAGCAAAGTTATATCGAAGTTTCGAGTTACCCGTTTCAAAAGTATCTGAAAAAATGAATGGTGTGACAAATGAAAGTCATCTAGATTTGATTGAACAAAAGAAGTTAGACATTGAATATGAGATTCAACGATTACAGTTATTAAAATCACGTTTAGATGAAATTCATAATTCCTATCAGTGGCAGTGTGAAAAAGTAGGTGAGATTATGGAGGTTGAGTTGCCACCTATTTATCGATTAAGGTGTGATAAAGATTGTAAAAAGAGTACACAGTTAATGAAACAATGGATTGAGCATTTACCTTATACCGTTTTATCGATGACGATTCCACTTGAGTCTATTGAATTAGGAAAGACCTCCCATTCAGTTCAGTTAGGCTTACATGCCAAAAGCAAATATGTTGAGCAGTGTGATCTATGTATAGAGGAGCCAGTTGAATTTTTACCAGGAGGGCTCGGTCTTTGTATGACACTGATTGTTGACGATGTCTGTTCTATTGATCAGTCTTGTTTAATGCCATTACTAAAAAAGGCAAGAGATTATCATTACCGTTTTCTAGAAGACTTTAGCGTAAAGTTAGACGGATTAGAAGTGGAGAACGGATCGGTTAAATATGTCATTTCAGTTCGCGTAGCTGTCGAAAAATATAAATAA
- a CDS encoding FAD-dependent oxidoreductase yields the protein MNKLPKSYFAALLMSLTLVGCQTNETEAPTEAKNSFEAGTYTGTAMGNNGEIKVEVEFSETEILSVKVLEHHETEGLAAPAIERIPSGIVENQTLAVDTVSGATNVSNGILDAVADCVTQAGGDVESLKVKQESTTTAQVEEITTDVVVVGAGASGSAAAVAASEAGANVILLEKAPGVSGAGSMAGVIFADHSSMQVEANDTADSEWLYETYIKESGYFANSRLVRAIINKSASTIDWLLEQGVNLNLLEAGHGAQYNHVGMPTTAHGYADGGTVAIQTLHDKVVENGGTVMYETPGESLIMDDSGKVTGVVARRADGTELRITADSVILSTGGYGGNAEMMKEHFGEEAGTGLIATATGDGLEMAWSAGAAELGTDVAQWFGMTFEAEAKKKMQDSSALTDLVRNPLLFVNNKGYRFGNEEEAYESAALSTMIYTQPDAEMYIILDQGIVEQVAEKGLASVFADRWGHLYGKGVSYIEAGHLKDIDKMAEANRAPFDYSAVLADAVQAGVAFTANSIEELAELIGAPYLVEEVANYNQMANNGEDTQFFKDSKYMYALEKGPYYAVKVKTRCLGTLGGVAINENIQAVDESGTPIDNLWVTGADAGGMYGNNYVTFEGGTLGFAYNSGRIAGENAAANALSK from the coding sequence ATGAACAAATTACCGAAAAGTTATTTTGCGGCCTTATTAATGTCTTTAACATTAGTAGGATGTCAAACAAATGAAACAGAAGCACCAACAGAAGCTAAAAACTCGTTTGAAGCGGGAACTTATACGGGAACTGCGATGGGGAACAATGGAGAAATTAAAGTTGAGGTAGAATTCAGCGAAACTGAAATCTTATCAGTTAAAGTTCTTGAACATCATGAAACTGAAGGTCTTGCAGCTCCAGCTATTGAACGTATTCCGAGTGGGATTGTTGAAAATCAAACATTAGCAGTTGATACAGTATCAGGTGCAACAAATGTAAGTAATGGGATTTTAGATGCCGTTGCTGACTGTGTGACACAAGCAGGTGGAGATGTTGAATCTTTAAAAGTGAAACAAGAGTCAACAACAACTGCACAAGTTGAAGAAATTACAACAGATGTTGTCGTTGTAGGAGCAGGAGCTTCTGGTTCAGCGGCAGCTGTAGCAGCTAGTGAAGCTGGAGCAAATGTTATCTTACTTGAAAAAGCACCAGGTGTTTCAGGAGCAGGGTCAATGGCCGGTGTTATTTTCGCCGATCATAGTTCAATGCAAGTTGAAGCAAATGATACAGCAGATTCAGAGTGGTTATATGAAACATACATTAAGGAAAGTGGATACTTTGCTAATTCACGTTTAGTTCGTGCAATTATCAATAAATCAGCTTCAACAATTGATTGGTTACTTGAGCAAGGTGTAAACTTAAATTTATTAGAAGCTGGACACGGAGCACAATATAATCACGTAGGAATGCCAACAACGGCTCATGGATATGCAGACGGTGGAACAGTAGCAATCCAAACGTTACATGATAAAGTTGTTGAAAATGGTGGAACAGTCATGTATGAAACACCAGGAGAATCATTAATTATGGATGATTCAGGAAAAGTAACTGGAGTTGTTGCACGTCGTGCAGATGGAACAGAGTTACGTATCACGGCTGACTCAGTTATTTTATCAACAGGTGGATACGGTGGAAATGCAGAAATGATGAAAGAACATTTCGGTGAAGAAGCTGGAACTGGATTAATCGCTACAGCAACTGGTGACGGATTAGAGATGGCTTGGTCAGCAGGAGCTGCTGAATTAGGAACAGATGTTGCTCAGTGGTTTGGTATGACGTTTGAAGCTGAAGCGAAGAAGAAGATGCAAGATTCATCTGCTTTAACAGATTTAGTTCGTAATCCATTATTATTTGTAAACAATAAAGGATATCGTTTTGGAAATGAAGAAGAAGCTTACGAAAGTGCAGCTTTATCAACGATGATTTATACACAACCAGATGCAGAAATGTACATCATCTTAGATCAAGGGATTGTTGAACAAGTTGCAGAAAAAGGATTAGCTAGTGTATTTGCTGATCGTTGGGGACACTTATATGGTAAAGGTGTATCCTATATTGAAGCTGGACATTTAAAAGATATAGATAAAATGGCTGAAGCAAATCGTGCACCATTTGATTACAGTGCTGTTTTAGCTGATGCTGTTCAAGCAGGTGTTGCATTTACAGCAAATAGCATCGAAGAATTAGCAGAGTTAATTGGAGCGCCTTACTTAGTAGAAGAAGTAGCGAATTATAATCAAATGGCGAATAATGGAGAAGATACTCAATTCTTCAAAGATTCTAAATATATGTATGCGCTAGAAAAGGGTCCATATTACGCGGTAAAAGTTAAAACACGTTGTCTTGGAACGTTAGGTGGCGTTGCAATTAATGAAAACATTCAAGCTGTTGATGAATCTGGAACACCTATCGATAACTTATGGGTAACAGGTGCTGATGCAGGAGGAATGTACGGAAATAACTATGTGACATTTGAAGGTGGAACATTAGGATTTGCTTACAATTCAGGACGCATTGCTGGAGAAAATGCAGCAGCAAATGCTTTAAGTAAATAA
- a CDS encoding NAD(P)-dependent oxidoreductase: MEKILITGASGFFGSNLVHRLVQENYDVHILTRESSNLWRLHEVYEQVTDWKCELTNATKLKEIIEFIQPQHIIHSATYGGRPFENEEQAIVQTNLMGIMNLLSACQDIDFETFINTGSSSEYGLKETAMKESDACFPSSVYGISKLSSTLYCDYCAKQWNKNIGTIRLFSPFGDFEDQGRLFPDLILNAIHNEPIYLSNPNAVRDFIYVQKAVDLYVEMIKEKKSIQGEIYNCGSGTQTSVLEVALQIKDITRSTSEILIHPNPRKEQLVSTWVADVSKTTAHFNWKPTASLHDELIQACTWFKQHQNLYKGEKM; the protein is encoded by the coding sequence ATGGAAAAAATATTAATTACCGGAGCTAGTGGTTTTTTTGGCTCAAACTTAGTTCATCGATTGGTTCAGGAAAACTATGATGTGCATATTTTAACGCGTGAAAGCTCGAATCTTTGGCGACTTCATGAGGTTTATGAACAAGTGACTGATTGGAAGTGTGAATTAACAAATGCCACGAAGTTAAAAGAGATCATCGAGTTTATTCAACCGCAGCATATCATTCATAGTGCGACTTATGGTGGGCGACCTTTTGAAAATGAAGAGCAGGCGATTGTTCAGACGAATTTAATGGGGATCATGAATTTATTAAGTGCTTGTCAAGATATTGATTTTGAAACGTTTATTAATACGGGGAGCTCCTCAGAATATGGACTGAAAGAAACGGCCATGAAAGAGTCGGATGCTTGTTTTCCATCCAGTGTTTACGGCATTAGCAAGTTATCAAGCACCCTTTATTGTGATTACTGTGCCAAGCAGTGGAATAAAAATATCGGAACCATTCGTTTATTTTCACCATTTGGTGACTTTGAAGATCAAGGTCGATTGTTTCCTGATCTCATTTTAAATGCCATCCATAATGAACCGATTTATCTTTCTAATCCTAATGCCGTTCGAGATTTTATCTATGTTCAAAAAGCAGTCGACTTATACGTGGAGATGATTAAAGAAAAGAAATCGATCCAAGGTGAAATTTATAATTGTGGCAGTGGCACTCAAACCTCAGTACTTGAGGTTGCGTTACAAATTAAAGACATCACTCGCTCAACAAGTGAAATCTTAATTCATCCCAATCCAAGAAAAGAACAGTTGGTGTCTACTTGGGTTGCTGATGTTAGTAAAACAACGGCTCATTTTAACTGGAAACCAACCGCTTCACTGCATGATGAGTTGATTCAGGCGTGTACTTGGTTTAAGCAACATCAAAACTTATATAAAGGAGAGAAAATGTGA
- a CDS encoding MBL fold metallo-hydrolase: MGQFTFKKLLILGITILLTGCSAANEYVEETSDDHETVQEIESENVELGEVESNEEAVIQSEEESEALKVEDVTIETVSDSQIHFINTGNSDAILIENAGRFAMIDTGNTDDDATVKAYLQNQGVERIDYLILTHFHADHMGSADTVIADFDVKTTLVPNGDATTQVYQDYIQALSNKGLQPSVPLEGATFELGSATLTLYNTAGGNSNENNNSLIVLYENGDDRAIFMGDAEAEVESKLSIGDVDLLKVGHHGSNTSSSASFIHQIQPEYAVILVGQPNQYGHPSQETLSLFESKDIPVYRTDEQGDIVFTSTGHGFKTELTPASYTPGKDNSSTSSSNTGTSSSSTSNSNTGTSSSSTSSSNTSTSSSSSSNSSTSTNGSSSGSTNYKDDNPNGIYNQESTTTKESYKNCTLLREVYPDGVPQGHPAYESKHDRDKDGWACE, translated from the coding sequence ATGGGTCAATTTACATTTAAAAAGTTGCTAATTCTAGGAATAACAATTCTTTTGACAGGTTGTTCGGCAGCTAATGAATATGTAGAGGAAACTTCAGATGATCATGAAACCGTGCAAGAGATTGAATCAGAAAACGTGGAATTGGGTGAAGTCGAGTCAAACGAAGAAGCAGTTATTCAATCTGAAGAGGAAAGTGAAGCATTAAAAGTAGAAGATGTGACTATAGAAACGGTGAGTGATAGTCAAATTCACTTTATTAATACGGGGAATTCAGATGCGATCCTAATCGAGAACGCGGGACGATTTGCGATGATTGATACAGGAAATACAGATGATGATGCGACAGTGAAAGCTTATTTACAAAATCAGGGCGTTGAAAGGATTGATTATTTAATTTTGACTCATTTTCATGCCGATCACATGGGAAGTGCAGATACGGTCATTGCTGATTTTGATGTGAAGACGACCTTAGTTCCCAATGGTGATGCCACAACACAAGTCTACCAAGACTATATCCAGGCGTTATCTAATAAAGGATTACAACCGAGTGTGCCACTAGAAGGGGCGACGTTTGAGTTAGGAAGTGCGACTTTAACTCTTTATAATACAGCAGGTGGAAATAGTAACGAAAATAATAATTCCTTAATTGTGTTATACGAAAATGGCGATGATCGAGCAATCTTTATGGGCGATGCAGAAGCTGAGGTTGAGTCAAAGTTATCGATTGGGGATGTTGATTTACTGAAAGTCGGACATCATGGATCAAATACGAGTTCGTCAGCCTCATTTATTCATCAAATTCAGCCTGAATATGCCGTCATTTTAGTTGGACAACCGAACCAATACGGGCATCCAAGCCAAGAAACATTAAGTTTATTTGAGTCTAAAGACATTCCAGTGTATCGAACAGATGAACAAGGCGATATTGTGTTTACGTCAACCGGGCATGGATTTAAAACGGAATTAACACCAGCGTCATATACCCCAGGCAAAGATAATTCAAGTACAAGTAGCTCAAACACAGGAACAAGCAGTTCAAGTACAAGCAACTCAAACACAGGAACAAGCAGTTCAAGTACAAGTAGCTCAAACACATCAACAAGCAGTTCGAGTTCAAGTAACTCAAGTACATCAACAAACGGTTCTAGTTCAGGATCAACTAATTATAAAGATGATAATCCCAACGGAATTTATAATCAAGAATCGACTACAACTAAAGAATCCTATAAAAACTGTACGTTATTAAGAGAAGTTTATCCCGATGGAGTTCCACAAGGACATCCAGCCTATGAATCTAAACATGATCGTGACAAAGATGGATGGGCGTGTGAATAA
- a CDS encoding IS3 family transposase (programmed frameshift), with product MSKKLFTPQEIEQLKQNDYVKSVSEKGITYTKEFKENFIAMSEKGKFPREIFEYYGFNVEMLGMQRVNSAAKRWKQAFKTQGPLGLDDSRTTNSGRPLKRELTIEEQLLRTQAELEVLRIENELLKKLRLVRKMRIVSKEVRFQMIHQVVSQTSTKFNSLISHLCDSLGVSRSGYYRYFSSCAEKARLKRLKDEQQRLEVIQQAIHFKGRKNKGIRQVAMVLKGEFNISFNLKSIHRIMKKYGLLSKVRRSNPYRKLAKATQAHRVCPNLVNRKFRPSEPYKVLLTDITYLKYGKGQTAYLSTILDSATNEVLAFQLSDHLKIDFVLQTLKKLQENPTVQLMKETIIHSDQGVHYTSPQFSNQVKELGIQQSMSRKGNCWDNAPQESFFGHLKDEAEITNQMSFDDLFIEIKDYIDYHNNFRYQWNLNKLTPVGYRNQLQVA from the exons ATGAGCAAGAAGTTATTTACACCGCAAGAGATTGAACAACTCAAACAAAACGATTATGTTAAGTCAGTGTCTGAAAAAGGGATTACTTATACAAAAGAATTTAAGGAAAACTTTATTGCGATGAGCGAGAAAGGAAAGTTTCCTCGAGAGATATTCGAATACTATGGATTCAATGTTGAGATGCTTGGTATGCAGCGTGTGAATTCTGCAGCTAAACGTTGGAAACAAGCCTTTAAAACTCAGGGGCCATTAGGATTGGATGATAGTCGTACTACCAATTCTGGAAGACCTCTAAAGCGAGAGTTAACGATAGAAGAACAGTTGTTACGTACGCAAGCCGAATTAGAAGTTTTAAGGATTGAGAACGAATTATTAAAAAAGTTGAGACTCGTGAGAAAAATG AGAATAGTCTCTAAAGAAGTAAGGTTTCAAATGATTCATCAAGTGGTGAGCCAGACATCAACTAAATTTAACTCTTTAATTTCTCATTTATGCGATAGTCTTGGTGTTTCAAGATCAGGTTATTATCGTTATTTTTCGTCATGCGCTGAAAAAGCACGCTTAAAGCGACTAAAAGACGAACAACAACGTTTAGAAGTGATTCAACAAGCCATTCATTTCAAAGGACGAAAGAACAAAGGAATTCGCCAAGTAGCGATGGTTCTTAAAGGAGAATTCAACATCTCCTTTAACCTAAAATCTATTCATCGCATCATGAAAAAATATGGATTGTTGAGTAAAGTTCGTCGAAGTAATCCCTATCGTAAACTCGCTAAAGCTACGCAAGCACATCGCGTTTGTCCAAATCTTGTTAACCGTAAGTTTAGACCATCAGAACCTTACAAAGTTCTATTAACCGATATCACTTATTTAAAATATGGAAAGGGTCAGACTGCCTATCTCTCTACCATTTTAGATAGTGCAACGAATGAAGTTTTAGCCTTTCAATTAAGTGATCATTTAAAGATAGATTTTGTGCTTCAAACACTGAAAAAACTTCAAGAAAATCCGACTGTCCAATTAATGAAAGAAACGATCATTCACTCCGATCAGGGAGTACACTATACTAGTCCACAATTTTCAAATCAAGTAAAAGAATTAGGAATTCAACAATCCATGTCAAGAAAGGGTAATTGTTGGGATAACGCTCCACAAGAATCATTTTTTGGGCATTTAAAAGATGAAGCAGAGATTACGAATCAAATGTCATTTGATGATTTATTCATCGAAATTAAAGATTATATAGATTACCATAACAACTTTAGATATCAATGGAATTTAAATAAGCTGACTCCTGTAGGATACAGAAATCAGCTTCAAGTTGCTTAG
- the rfbG gene encoding CDP-glucose 4,6-dehydratase gives MKKFNGIYEGKTVLVTGHTGFKGSWLCIWLLELGATVIGYSLDPYTKNDNFVLAKLSNRLVDIRGDICDKHKLEEVFSTYKPDIVFHLAAQPLVLESYRDPVHTYDVNVMGTINVLESIRKTNETRVGIFITTDKCYENKESLWPYRESDAMGGYDPYSSSKGACELVINSWRQSYFHPKSYETHQTSIASVRAGNVIGGGDWSMHRIVPDCIKSIEANDPIILRHPQAIRPWQHVLEPLSGYLLLGEKLLTHPKDYCEGWNFGPNVKDVKTVRELTDLLVKSYGKGTIVEQVDETWHEANLLLLDITKAQLKLGWTPTLDVSQCIDLTCEWYQQYQSADIYTLCVQQIEKFSLLGV, from the coding sequence ATGAAAAAGTTTAATGGGATTTATGAAGGAAAGACCGTCTTAGTCACGGGACATACTGGTTTTAAAGGATCTTGGCTTTGTATTTGGTTACTTGAATTAGGAGCAACTGTCATTGGATATTCACTCGATCCATACACAAAAAACGATAACTTTGTGTTAGCTAAGTTATCGAATCGATTAGTCGATATTCGCGGAGATATTTGTGACAAACATAAATTAGAAGAGGTTTTTTCAACGTATAAGCCAGATATTGTTTTTCATTTAGCGGCTCAACCCCTCGTTTTAGAATCTTATCGCGATCCGGTTCACACGTATGACGTAAATGTCATGGGAACGATTAACGTGTTAGAAAGTATAAGAAAAACGAATGAAACTCGAGTGGGAATTTTTATTACAACCGATAAATGTTATGAAAACAAAGAGTCACTTTGGCCATATCGAGAAAGTGATGCGATGGGAGGATATGATCCGTATTCTTCTTCTAAAGGAGCTTGTGAACTCGTCATCAATTCTTGGCGACAATCTTATTTTCATCCAAAATCGTATGAGACGCATCAAACAAGCATCGCGTCCGTTCGAGCGGGAAATGTCATTGGAGGAGGCGATTGGTCCATGCATCGAATTGTTCCAGATTGTATCAAATCTATCGAAGCCAATGACCCCATCATCCTCAGACATCCACAGGCGATTAGACCTTGGCAACATGTGTTAGAACCGTTAAGTGGGTATTTATTATTAGGTGAAAAATTACTCACTCATCCAAAAGATTACTGCGAGGGATGGAATTTTGGACCGAACGTAAAGGATGTCAAAACCGTGAGAGAGTTAACCGACTTATTAGTGAAAAGCTATGGAAAAGGAACGATTGTTGAACAAGTAGATGAGACGTGGCATGAAGCTAATCTTTTATTACTTGACATTACGAAGGCCCAGTTAAAACTAGGATGGACACCAACGTTAGATGTTTCTCAATGTATCGACTTGACGTGTGAGTGGTATCAACAGTATCAATCAGCGGATATTTATACTTTATGTGTTCAACAAATCGAAAAATTTTCGTTGTTGGGAGTTTAA